In Desulfobacterales bacterium, the genomic window AAAAAGTAAACCCTGAAAATCTGTAGTATGAATTTCAATTATTGTATAAAAGCTTGAACTTTCAATATCAACTATGATTTTGTCTTCACGTATAAGAGATTGATTTTGCTTTTTTTTCGATTTTGTTATTTTTTCTGAAAGCTCTTTTTTTAGGTCAATCTTTCCGTCAAGAACTTTTTTCAAATCGTCTTTTGCCCTGTCCCATCGTTCTTTCTCAAGAACAGTGTCAATCGGTTGTTTTAATGTAAAAATATCAAGAGCTATGCCATTATTCCATGTATAAATCTGGGCATCAAATATATCAAAATTATTTAAAGTAAAAGCTCCAGCTATTTTTGAAAAAAGCCCCCTTTGATCTTTTCCGCAAAAGGTCAATGTCCGGGTATTAGTTTCTAAATTTTTATCGATATCCCATACAAAAGACTCATTTCCTAATAGCTTAAAAAGTTCAAAATGCTTTATAATATTCTCTTTATTATTAGATAAAATATACCTTGCCGATAGAGTTTTAAAATGTTCATGTAATTCTTCTTGTTGGGTTGATGATAATGGCAAATAGCGTATATCCTTCATTTTGTTTGAAATTTCTTCTATAGCTCCAGGTCTTGAGAGTTCTCCTTTTTTTAAAATATTGAATGTTTTAAAAAACAAATCAGTTACAAGGCTTGCTGTCCAATTATTCCATGCTTTTGGGCCGGTAGAAATAAAATCTGCTACAGTAAGGAGATACAGCATTCTAAGGCGTTCGATATCGCGTATTTCCCTTGCACAAAAAACCGCTGTTTCTTCTTCATGGATATCCCGTCTTTTTGCTGTATTTAAAATAAATAAATGCTTCTCAACTAAAAAGGCTATAGATTCTATGTCTTCATTAGAATATCCGATACGGGTCATAATTATTTTTACACATTCTGCTCCAGAAATACAGTGTTCTGTGTTAGGAAATCCTTTTCCAATATCGTGGAACAAAGCAGCCCATAACAGTAGTTTTTGATTTTTTATTTCACGATAAATATCTCCGCAAAGATTATCTAAAGTTTGGTCATCTGATGTTCCAAATTGTTTTATTGTTTGAACAGTTCTTAAACAATGCTTATCTACAGGATAAAGATGGTATTGATTAAACTGTACTCTATTAAGTATTCTTTTAAATTCAGGAAAGAATTTTTCAAGGATTCCTGTCGTAAGCATATCTTCCAATACATTAAATTTTGGAGATTGAGTAAGTAAAATTTTTTCAAAAATTTTAATTATATTCGGAGAAACCTTTAAATCACTATCAAAAAGATAAGCAAATTCTTTTATTATTCGTTTAGATTCTTTATTTAAAGGTATCTGCAACCGAGCACTTTCCTGAAATATCCTGAGAATAATTTCTGGATTTTTTACAACCTGTTCAGGATTTATAAAAATTAAAGAATCATCTTCAATATCAAATCCTTCTATTTTAATTCTTTTTTTTATATTTTCTTTGATATTAGTTTTTTTAGACTTATTAATATCACTAACAAACATTATGTATTGTTGTTTTATAAATTCCATATGACTATGGAGTTTTCCTAAAAATATTTCCACAGGAGGAAGTCCATTTTCTTCTTGAAAATTAAGATTTTCAGCAAGCTTAACCTGATAATCAAAATAAAGCTGGTCGCATTTTCTGCCGGCTAATCTATGCATAAAATTTCTTACTTTCCATATAAAATTAAGGGAATTTGAAAGCTCGTCATATTCATTGCTGGATAAATACCCAAAACATTCAAGGTCTCTTGGCTGTTTAATTTGAGATTTGATTCTCGCTATCCATAGCATTGTGTGATAATCTCTTAAACCGCCTTGCCCGTCTTTAAGGTTCGGTTCAAGCAAATAGCTTGAATCTCCATAGTTTTTATGCCGATCATTATTTTTATCCATCAGCCAGGAAATTATTGTTTTTGATTTTGCGCTTATTATTTTTTTAGTCAGTCTTTCACAAAGCTGCGTATACAAATTTGACATTCCACAAATAAATCTGGCGTCAATCAAGGATGTTAGAACTTCTACATCTTTTTGGGCAAGTTCAGTGCATTCTTTTATAGATCTTGTAGCATGACCTACTTGAAAACCAACGTCCCATAAAGGATAAATAATTTCTTCTATAAGTTCTGAAGTTGCCGATGGAATTTCCTTGTTAAAAAGAAAAAGAATATCAACATCAGAATGAACGCATTGTTCCATTCTTCCGTAACCTCCAAGAGCTACTATAGCGAAAGGATTTTTATTGATTTTAAGCTTTGGTCCAACACGACTTGTTTCAAAGCAATTACAAAAATACTCGTCTAAAATAACAGCATTTTTATCTAAAAAATTATCCGCGTTTAAGTTTTCAAGGAGTCTTTCTTTTTTTTCCTTTAAATCCTTTGATGCTTTACTTAGCATAACCTCTCTCTCTTTTTTGCCTTTTTTAAAGGTTTAAATAATTCGTTAAGCAGCAAACGTGCCACACCGATGACGAACAATTTTTATACAGAGGCTTTATGTTTAAGCCCATTTCACTGTAGGGGCGACCGGCTGTCGCCTTTTAGAAATTTTTATGTAATGGACTCGGGCGACCAGCCGGTCGCCCCTACAATATCGAAATACAAAATGATTTCTTTAAAATACTTTAAATAGTTTATAAATTTAGAACTTAACAGCCATGCTCGTTAAGGGCTATGGACTTTCTATACAATAATTTGTGACAAATTTGTATAGTTAATAGAGCGTGTGACAAATTTGTAATATTCTATATTTATAACCGCAAATAGCGACTATTTGATACTTTATCTTTTTAAACCTATACAAAATTGTAATTTTTTTCATTAACCATAATTATACTATGCAAATTAACACTTTTTATAATTTTTCTAAAGGGAAATTGCTGAAAATAAAATTAAACGACGCAAAATATTTACTCATCAATCCCTATAAATCAGGCTACAAATTTTTAAGTTGATTTTTAAACCTTTATCACATAAATTATTGAAACAATGCTACCTGTTTGAAAAAATTGAAAAAGGAATGTGTAATGCCAGAAATAAATTTTAACGATGTTTCAAAATTTTTAAATTCATCGGATAATAATAAATTCTATCAAGTTACTTTAATATTTGGAGATAACTTCCTTGTAAAAGAAGCCTTTGATAAGGTAATTGAATTTATAGTTACAGGTTCAAAAAAAAATTTGGCTTATGAAGTTTTCGAAGGTCAAACAACGGACGTGAATGATTTAATCGAAAGATTAACTACATATTCTTTATTTTCCACAAAAAAAGTCATCGGGTTACGAGATTTTGATATTTCTACCTCTCGAGCAGATGAGGACAAAGCCTCAAAAAAAAGTTCTAAAAAAGACTCTTCAAATATTTTGTTTGAGGCTATAAAATCTGGCTTTCCAAAAGGAACTTATCTTGTAATTACAATAGATAAAATTGATAAACGAAAAAATATTTTCAAAATCATTGCAGATACTGCTCTCCTTGTTAATTGCCTGGTATCTACTGGCTCAAACAAAAAAGATAAAGATAAGCAAGAAGAAATTTTAAAAAACAAAATGCAAGAAATCCTAAAACAAGCTAAAAAAAGTGCTGAAAAAAGTGTATTTGACACCCTATACGAAATGATAGGCTTTGATTTATGGACATTTTCGTCAAGCCTTGAAAAGCTTATAAACTATATTGGTGACAAAAAAACAATAACCTCAGATGATGTTCATTATATAATTACAAAATCTAAACAAGACCCAATATTTGAGCTTACCAATGCTGTTTTTTCAAGGGATTTTGATAAAGCTGTATCATATCTTGATGCTTTAATATCAGAAGGATTTCATCCTCTTGCAATTTTATCTGCTTTGATGAGGCAACTTAGAAAACTTCTTCTTGCGAAACATTTTTTAAATACTCAAAAAGATTGGTCTAAATCCTATCCGTACTATGAATTTGAAAAAACTTTTATCCCAAGGGTAAAAAACTTCGATAGCCAAATTATTCAAAAAATAGAAGAATGGGAATCTCACTTTCCTAATGAGCCTGAAGATTCTAATAATAATGGAAAAGCTGATAAACGGAAAACTGTTACTACTGAAAGTTTGCTTGCCAAAGGTGGTCATCCTTATGCTATATATTCGATGTTTCAAAAAGCAGACGAATTTACAACCGATGAATTGATTTATGCTATCGATGTATTAACAAATGTTGATAAAAAATTAAAATCATCATCGCCAGACATCTATAAACTAATTTTAGAAAATGCAATAATAAAAATAATATTTCCCCAAAGTTCTTATCAAGAAAATAACTAAAAAAATTATGAAAAAATATGTATTTAAAATTTTAACAAAATTTTTTAAGTTCCTAATAGTCTTTATTTGTTTAGGACTTTCTCTTGTTTTTTACCTTATTATTCTTTTACCTGATTTTGTTTCATTACCTTATGTTGCAAGATTTATTGAAAAAGAGGTAAAGAATATAACATCCATAACTGTCGAAATAAAAAGCATCAATTGGGGATGGATATCTGGCATAAACATAGAAGGTATAAACATCCCAGATGAAACTTCTGGAGATTCCTTATTTAAGCTCGATAATCTTCATTTCAAATTAGGATTAAGCAAAATTTTATCAAGATCAATCGGAGTTGACCTAATAATTGACGGAATTTCGTTTAAGTTTATTAAAAATGCAAATGGAGAAACAAATTTAGATGTGCTTCTAAAGAAATTACAAACCGGAAAAACAGAAACAGCGGTAGCACCAGCTGAACCTGAACAAGTGCCTCTGCCAAAAATAGCCGAAGAAAAAAAAGTTCCTTTTATTCTTCCCATTGATTTAAAAAGTAAAATCCATATAAATAATATATTTTTCATGCTTGAAGATAAAGTTCAAGGTTTTGGAGTTAAAGTTAATAATGCTTTTCTAAGACTGGATATGCCGTCTCTTATTAGCAAGCCAATTTCTTTTAGAATTTTTTCAGAACTTGAAATGAATAATACCCCCTACCCTCCTTTAGACCTAAACCTCGCTATTAACGATTTATTTTTAGCGGATAAAACTTTGAATATACAAGGTCTTCAAATTTTTTCATCGATTTCAGCTCCTGGTGTTAATCTATCATTAAATGGAAAACCCCTTGATACTAAAATTAGTACTCAAATTAACGTTGATATTCCAAAAATATTTCGTCTTGCCGCTCCGTTTTTAAAAGGGCCTGTTGGAAACACAAAAGTTGATGGAATAATTTCATTAAATGTTGACGCTTCTGGAAGATATGATGATACCATTAACTTTACAGTAAATCTAAAAGGCAATAACATAGCGGCTGCAAATGGAATTTTAGAAGAAAAAAAGATAGGCCCAGTAAATTTTTCCATTGACAATGCTGGAAGTGCGAATCTTTCTCAACAAAAATTACTTATAAATAAATTTAATATAAATCTTCTGGAAAAATGCAAGATAATTTTAGATGCTAAAGTAGAAGATTTTTTAAGCAAAGCTCCTTTTATTGATGCTAATTTAAAGTTATTACACCTTGATATAGGAGAGCTATTTAAACTTGCAAACGATTTTATCCCTAAAAACCTTCCAGTTAATTTTGCCCAAGACAATAGTATTTTTAGCATTGAAGACCTTTCTTTTTCTGGAAATGTTCCAAAAGGAGCCAATAAAATCAGCCTTAAAAAAATAAATTTGTCTGTTCCTTCAGTTAATTTTAAACAGAACGATATGTCTGCAGATATAAATATGTTGAACTTCGGCATAAAAGATATAAAAGCTGAACTTATAGATTTTTTACCTAAAAAAGTGTCTTTAGCTTTAAGTTTAAACTTAGGACAGTTTAGTTTTAGCCAAAAAGATATGAACTGCTCGGCAAAAAATCTAAAGATAGGTATTAAAGACATAAACGCTGAAATAGAGGAACTTTTACCTAAAAGCGTATCTCTATCTTTAAATTTAGGTTTAGAGCAATTTAATTTTAATCAAAAAGATATAAGCTGTTCAGCAAAAAACTTCAAAATAGTTAATAATGTAAATGTTCAAATAGCAAATCTTTTTCCC contains:
- the holA gene encoding DNA polymerase III subunit delta; translated protein: MPEINFNDVSKFLNSSDNNKFYQVTLIFGDNFLVKEAFDKVIEFIVTGSKKNLAYEVFEGQTTDVNDLIERLTTYSLFSTKKVIGLRDFDISTSRADEDKASKKSSKKDSSNILFEAIKSGFPKGTYLVITIDKIDKRKNIFKIIADTALLVNCLVSTGSNKKDKDKQEEILKNKMQEILKQAKKSAEKSVFDTLYEMIGFDLWTFSSSLEKLINYIGDKKTITSDDVHYIITKSKQDPIFELTNAVFSRDFDKAVSYLDALISEGFHPLAILSALMRQLRKLLLAKHFLNTQKDWSKSYPYYEFEKTFIPRVKNFDSQIIQKIEEWESHFPNEPEDSNNNGKADKRKTVTTESLLAKGGHPYAIYSMFQKADEFTTDELIYAIDVLTNVDKKLKSSSPDIYKLILENAIIKIIFPQSSYQENN
- the glnD gene encoding [protein-PII] uridylyltransferase gives rise to the protein MLSKASKDLKEKKERLLENLNADNFLDKNAVILDEYFCNCFETSRVGPKLKINKNPFAIVALGGYGRMEQCVHSDVDILFLFNKEIPSATSELIEEIIYPLWDVGFQVGHATRSIKECTELAQKDVEVLTSLIDARFICGMSNLYTQLCERLTKKIISAKSKTIISWLMDKNNDRHKNYGDSSYLLEPNLKDGQGGLRDYHTMLWIARIKSQIKQPRDLECFGYLSSNEYDELSNSLNFIWKVRNFMHRLAGRKCDQLYFDYQVKLAENLNFQEENGLPPVEIFLGKLHSHMEFIKQQYIMFVSDINKSKKTNIKENIKKRIKIEGFDIEDDSLIFINPEQVVKNPEIILRIFQESARLQIPLNKESKRIIKEFAYLFDSDLKVSPNIIKIFEKILLTQSPKFNVLEDMLTTGILEKFFPEFKRILNRVQFNQYHLYPVDKHCLRTVQTIKQFGTSDDQTLDNLCGDIYREIKNQKLLLWAALFHDIGKGFPNTEHCISGAECVKIIMTRIGYSNEDIESIAFLVEKHLFILNTAKRRDIHEEETAVFCAREIRDIERLRMLYLLTVADFISTGPKAWNNWTASLVTDLFFKTFNILKKGELSRPGAIEEISNKMKDIRYLPLSSTQQEELHEHFKTLSARYILSNNKENIIKHFELFKLLGNESFVWDIDKNLETNTRTLTFCGKDQRGLFSKIAGAFTLNNFDIFDAQIYTWNNGIALDIFTLKQPIDTVLEKERWDRAKDDLKKVLDGKIDLKKELSEKITKSKKKQNQSLIREDKIIVDIESSSFYTIIEIHTTDFQGLLFCITDALYEIGVNIKASKISTSVDQVVDVFYIQDKNKNKIDSPEFIDEIKKAVKRALSPTFIE